The following proteins come from a genomic window of Halorubrum lacusprofundi ATCC 49239:
- the orc4 gene encoding DNA replication protein Orc4 codes for MTPDSSSSSVDDPLFESGHRIFANKDLLKIGHVPEADRIVGRDEEISKLAKRLNGAVHGYSPENVMIYGKTGTGKSLVSKHVCQRAQNAAQDGVEIGTAYIDCAEDNTETQAVSSLAAKLNDESTTGISVPHTGLSTSKYYKLLWKTLDAQFDSVIIILDEIDLMNDDSVLMKLSRAEEAGKIDCSVGVIAISNKIQYVDNVNERVKSSFQHKELFFKPYDANQLREIMFNREDAFQDGVLSEDVIPLSAAFAAQEHGDARKAIDILRHAGEVAYEAGAEQVTEEHVRQAQQHAEKDRFRELVNGAPTQAKAALLALTELSVNSNDAAFLTSRVYDQYERICNHLDMDILSVRRFRDILKEQAFLGVVEIEKINKGSAGGIHLQNRLIEDPQVVRETILEDSRMQDWTRE; via the coding sequence ATGACGCCCGACTCTTCATCCAGTTCTGTCGACGATCCACTCTTTGAATCCGGGCATCGTATCTTCGCGAACAAGGACCTCCTGAAAATCGGCCACGTTCCGGAAGCTGACCGGATCGTCGGTCGCGACGAGGAGATCTCGAAGCTCGCGAAACGTCTCAACGGTGCTGTCCACGGGTACTCCCCGGAGAACGTGATGATCTACGGGAAAACTGGGACCGGTAAATCTCTCGTTTCAAAACACGTCTGCCAGCGAGCTCAAAATGCCGCTCAGGATGGCGTCGAGATTGGAACAGCGTATATCGACTGTGCTGAAGACAATACTGAGACTCAGGCGGTCTCCTCACTTGCTGCGAAGCTGAACGATGAATCTACGACTGGAATCTCCGTCCCCCATACCGGCCTCAGTACGTCGAAATACTACAAACTCCTCTGGAAGACGCTCGACGCTCAATTCGATTCTGTGATCATCATCCTCGACGAGATCGATTTGATGAACGACGACAGCGTGCTGATGAAGCTCTCGCGCGCTGAGGAGGCGGGGAAAATCGACTGTAGCGTCGGTGTCATCGCGATCAGCAACAAGATCCAGTACGTCGACAACGTGAACGAGCGCGTGAAAAGCAGCTTCCAGCACAAGGAACTGTTCTTCAAGCCATACGACGCTAACCAGCTCCGGGAGATCATGTTCAATCGCGAGGACGCCTTCCAGGACGGCGTCCTTTCCGAGGACGTGATTCCGCTCTCGGCGGCCTTCGCCGCGCAGGAACACGGCGATGCTCGGAAGGCGATCGACATTCTTCGCCACGCCGGCGAGGTCGCCTACGAGGCCGGAGCAGAGCAAGTGACGGAGGAACACGTCCGCCAGGCACAGCAGCACGCCGAAAAGGACCGGTTCAGAGAACTCGTGAATGGCGCACCCACGCAGGCGAAGGCGGCGTTGCTGGCGCTCACAGAACTGAGCGTCAACTCCAACGACGCTGCCTTCCTGACGAGCCGCGTGTACGACCAGTATGAGCGGATCTGCAATCACCTGGACATGGACATCCTCTCCGTTCGCCGGTTCCGCGACATCCTGAAAGAGCAAGCCTTCCTCGGGGTTGTCGAAATCGAGAAGATCAACAAGGGGAGTGCGGGCGGCATCCATCTCCAGAACCGACTCATTGAAGATCCTCAGGTCGTCCGCGAAACGATTCTCGAGGACAGCCGGATGCAGGACTGGACTCGCGAGTAG
- a CDS encoding ParA family protein gives MKNGILTAATYVQKGGVGKTTTAAHVAVAAAQNHDLNTLLIDLAGTQNDLATHFGISIDEESIDAPISAVFGDQWELIRNGIDNVVERMTFDTGEGPVLIPADPGLGAADNNLANVPREERYDRLADFIAEDLAATYDFVLVDLPGKEDNIAISGLYAVEDVIAPLRPGAFERNQLENLEADLQEIRDAYPVDPRLAMVLPTMIDRRTTQSSEFVADIREAYPDIAGLQVVSTQNIGDYQEAGSTLFAVDDDELYSTGQEALDAYSTATDQLLQTLRQ, from the coding sequence ATGAAAAACGGAATCCTCACCGCGGCAACCTACGTCCAGAAAGGGGGCGTGGGAAAGACGACGACGGCAGCACACGTCGCTGTTGCCGCGGCTCAGAACCATGACTTGAACACGCTCCTTATCGACCTCGCAGGGACACAGAACGACCTCGCGACCCACTTCGGCATCTCCATCGACGAGGAGAGCATCGACGCACCGATCTCGGCTGTGTTCGGCGACCAGTGGGAGCTCATCCGCAACGGTATCGACAACGTCGTCGAGCGGATGACCTTCGACACGGGCGAGGGTCCGGTCCTTATCCCGGCCGACCCCGGTCTCGGAGCAGCTGACAACAACCTCGCGAACGTCCCGCGCGAGGAGCGTTACGACCGGCTGGCAGACTTCATTGCTGAGGACCTCGCGGCCACGTACGACTTCGTACTTGTTGACCTGCCGGGGAAGGAGGACAACATCGCCATCTCCGGCCTCTACGCGGTGGAGGACGTGATTGCTCCGCTGCGCCCCGGCGCGTTTGAGCGTAACCAGCTTGAGAATCTCGAGGCTGATCTGCAGGAGATCCGTGACGCCTACCCGGTCGATCCGCGGCTCGCGATGGTGTTGCCGACGATGATCGACCGCCGGACCACGCAGTCCTCGGAGTTCGTTGCGGACATCCGCGAGGCCTACCCCGATATCGCAGGCCTGCAGGTCGTCTCGACGCAGAACATCGGCGATTACCAGGAGGCGGGGTCGACGCTGTTCGCTGTCGACGACGACGAACTCTACTCTACCGGGCAAGAAGCCCTCGACGCGTACAGTACGGCGACTGACCAGCTGCTCCAGACTCTTCGACAATGA
- a CDS encoding tyrosine-type recombinase/integrase: MSRSDAEQEDKINAERMPSFDDVRWTSCSLEAFTDLYWDEIAPCLEAEGIDSRSEKPTYQWFRDHDARSFLAALRRHHDRPFGEFWDEDLELGDDEEGYTWETTDDATIDALEQFLSRRQSRYSLASSSVDALRTRLNLYVRAYQEANGTNDLLTPIQRDRENPAYEAVDACYAAFDWLNEGTEREYSAQTLQRVRRVVDAWYQHLVGRRIASMNPASGLYDEFKWEVEDSPTPSLSASHIRKLMQAAGTTREQLLVVALAGWGLRASEVAALHVSQFHRDVPEDDVPFIMFKSRKNGPGEVSLLYGMDVFDFQIDELAEDETWAGYLFPSSQGKTPYVTRDTIRNWFQNLALEAGLPERIEGERPSPQLCRRFWYDTYTAVLEGVLEGVDEIAAEQGSSDPRVVMQNYLSDSRSRRVRREFMQEQLDEAFEERT, from the coding sequence ATGAGTCGATCGGATGCCGAGCAGGAGGACAAGATCAACGCTGAGCGGATGCCATCATTCGATGATGTCCGATGGACCTCGTGTTCACTTGAGGCCTTCACGGACCTGTACTGGGACGAGATCGCCCCCTGCCTCGAAGCAGAGGGTATCGATTCGAGAAGTGAGAAGCCGACCTACCAGTGGTTTCGGGATCACGATGCGCGGTCATTCCTCGCGGCTCTCCGTCGCCATCACGACCGCCCATTCGGAGAGTTCTGGGACGAAGACCTTGAGCTCGGTGACGATGAAGAGGGATACACATGGGAAACAACGGATGATGCAACAATCGACGCCCTCGAACAGTTCCTCAGCCGGCGGCAATCACGATACAGTCTGGCGTCGTCTTCTGTCGACGCACTCCGAACGCGACTGAACCTCTACGTCCGTGCCTACCAGGAGGCGAACGGGACGAACGACCTCCTCACACCGATTCAACGAGACCGAGAGAATCCAGCCTACGAAGCCGTTGATGCGTGCTATGCAGCATTTGACTGGTTGAACGAAGGAACCGAACGCGAATACAGTGCCCAGACTCTCCAGCGTGTGCGGCGCGTTGTCGACGCCTGGTATCAGCATCTGGTCGGTCGGCGGATCGCCTCGATGAACCCTGCAAGCGGTCTCTACGACGAATTTAAGTGGGAAGTCGAAGATTCACCCACTCCGTCCCTTTCGGCGAGTCATATTCGGAAGCTGATGCAGGCGGCGGGGACAACGCGAGAACAACTGCTCGTCGTGGCGTTAGCTGGCTGGGGACTTCGAGCGAGTGAGGTCGCAGCACTCCATGTCTCGCAGTTCCACCGTGATGTTCCTGAAGACGACGTCCCCTTCATCATGTTCAAGAGCCGTAAGAACGGGCCCGGTGAGGTGTCTCTCCTGTACGGAATGGACGTGTTTGACTTCCAAATCGACGAACTAGCTGAAGATGAGACGTGGGCTGGATATCTCTTCCCATCCTCACAGGGAAAAACGCCGTACGTGACACGCGATACGATTCGTAATTGGTTCCAAAATCTTGCATTGGAAGCAGGTCTTCCCGAGCGAATCGAGGGTGAGCGTCCGAGTCCGCAGCTTTGCCGTCGATTCTGGTACGATACCTATACTGCAGTCCTCGAAGGTGTACTCGAAGGCGTCGACGAAATCGCTGCAGAGCAGGGGAGTAGCGATCCTCGGGTAGTGATGCAAAATTACCTCTCTGACTCGCGTTCTCGTCGAGTCCGGCGCGAGTTCATGCAAGAACAACTGGACGAAGCCTTCGAAGAGAGAACGTAA
- a CDS encoding heavy metal translocating P-type ATPase, producing MGTTQEQFNVGGMSCSFCAESIEKAYSRTGGVEDVDVSLAHEEVLVRYDDGILSEVKVKDTLRDLGYTIRDPDKAKRYEQQQAELADGKRRLLLAGGASIVVAALMGWMIVVMGRFESASPVMDLVTLGLALGTMFGPGRYITEKAFQSLRRGIFNQHVLLEAGAFAGLLGGLLGLFVFPSFPTVHFFAVSVFITTYHILSEYTSLIVRTRASQAVQSLLDLQPDTARRVTDDGNVEDVPVDDIAVGDQVRVKPGENVPVDGVVGGGKSTVDESVATGESIPEEKTEGDEVIGGSVNETGTLLVEVTAIGDDAFLNQVAREIEEARAMKPGIIQLADRVLKYFVPGVLTIAALSLTFWLVAPLAWGGGPNVQRGAFAALAVLVLGYPCALGMATPLALIRGGGKAANRGILMRSGDAFQIFPDIDHIVLDKTGTITVGEPVVSEIVGVGEGETDVLATAASAEAFSEHPLADAILDHADDRGVEYADPESFDSVTGNGVRATVAGDDVLVGKPGWLEAEGVDLSDAGDEIERLQRRGLTVSGVVRDGDLVGLIGIGDELKTDAAETVQRIKDAGITPVMITGDNERTAQAVAEEVGIERVMADVLPDEKREEIGRLQDDGERITGSRTSSERRSDGSHRVAMVGDGINDAPALTQADIGIAIGAGTDIAIESADIVLMGERLGGVMDAYEIGEESYRKTRQNLATAFAFNGIGVAAATTGLVHPVFAMLAMVLSVSAVLANSFGGQLLSGEGVNTEFAVEDEDSTEIGDGQPAAD from the coding sequence ATGGGGACGACACAAGAGCAGTTCAACGTCGGCGGGATGTCTTGTTCCTTCTGCGCCGAGAGCATCGAGAAAGCCTACAGCCGGACCGGGGGCGTCGAGGATGTCGACGTGAGCCTCGCCCACGAGGAAGTCCTCGTCCGGTACGACGACGGCATCCTGAGCGAAGTCAAGGTGAAGGACACGCTACGGGACCTCGGCTACACCATCCGGGACCCGGACAAAGCGAAACGATACGAGCAACAGCAGGCCGAACTCGCCGACGGGAAGCGGCGCCTGCTTCTCGCCGGTGGGGCCTCCATCGTCGTTGCCGCGCTGATGGGCTGGATGATCGTCGTGATGGGGCGCTTCGAATCGGCCTCGCCCGTGATGGATCTCGTGACCCTGGGGCTGGCGCTGGGGACGATGTTCGGCCCCGGCCGCTACATCACGGAGAAGGCGTTCCAGAGCCTCCGCCGAGGAATCTTCAACCAGCACGTCCTCCTCGAGGCCGGCGCGTTCGCAGGCCTGCTTGGTGGGTTGCTCGGCCTGTTCGTCTTCCCGAGCTTTCCGACCGTCCACTTCTTCGCCGTCTCCGTGTTCATCACCACCTACCACATCCTCTCGGAATACACCAGCCTCATCGTCCGGACGCGAGCCTCCCAAGCCGTCCAGAGTCTTCTCGATCTCCAGCCGGACACGGCCCGTCGCGTCACCGACGACGGAAATGTTGAGGACGTTCCTGTCGACGACATCGCAGTCGGAGACCAGGTACGCGTCAAGCCCGGTGAAAACGTCCCCGTCGACGGCGTCGTCGGCGGCGGAAAATCCACGGTCGACGAGTCGGTCGCCACCGGCGAGTCCATCCCCGAAGAAAAGACCGAGGGCGACGAGGTTATCGGCGGGAGCGTCAACGAGACCGGGACGCTACTCGTCGAGGTGACCGCGATCGGCGACGACGCGTTCCTGAATCAGGTCGCCCGCGAAATCGAGGAAGCCCGGGCGATGAAGCCCGGTATCATCCAGCTCGCCGACCGCGTGCTCAAGTACTTCGTCCCGGGCGTGCTGACTATCGCTGCGCTCTCGTTAACCTTCTGGCTGGTCGCACCGCTGGCGTGGGGTGGTGGGCCGAACGTCCAGCGCGGCGCGTTCGCAGCACTAGCCGTCCTCGTCCTCGGGTATCCCTGCGCGTTGGGGATGGCGACGCCGCTTGCGCTCATCCGCGGCGGCGGCAAGGCCGCCAATCGCGGCATCCTGATGCGCTCGGGGGACGCCTTCCAGATCTTCCCCGACATCGACCACATCGTGCTGGACAAGACCGGCACCATCACTGTCGGTGAACCCGTCGTGAGCGAAATCGTCGGGGTGGGTGAGGGGGAGACCGACGTGCTGGCGACGGCAGCAAGTGCAGAGGCCTTCTCGGAACACCCGCTGGCCGACGCCATCCTCGACCACGCCGACGACCGCGGCGTCGAGTACGCCGACCCCGAATCCTTCGACTCTGTGACCGGGAATGGCGTCCGCGCGACCGTGGCCGGCGACGATGTCCTCGTTGGAAAGCCCGGCTGGCTCGAAGCCGAGGGCGTCGACCTCTCCGACGCCGGCGACGAGATCGAGCGGCTACAGCGCCGTGGGCTCACGGTATCCGGCGTCGTCCGCGACGGCGACCTCGTCGGCCTCATCGGCATCGGGGACGAGCTCAAGACCGACGCCGCCGAGACTGTCCAGCGAATAAAAGACGCAGGCATCACGCCGGTGATGATCACCGGCGACAACGAACGCACCGCCCAGGCGGTTGCCGAGGAGGTCGGTATCGAGCGCGTGATGGCCGACGTGCTGCCTGACGAGAAGCGCGAGGAAATTGGGCGTCTCCAAGACGACGGTGAGCGAATCACCGGTTCGCGAACGTCGTCAGAGCGCCGCTCTGACGGAAGCCACCGCGTGGCGATGGTCGGCGACGGCATCAACGACGCCCCCGCGCTCACGCAGGCAGACATCGGCATCGCCATCGGCGCCGGTACAGACATCGCCATCGAATCGGCGGACATCGTCTTGATGGGCGAGCGGCTGGGCGGCGTGATGGACGCCTACGAGATCGGCGAGGAAAGCTATCGGAAGACTCGCCAAAATCTCGCGACTGCGTTTGCGTTCAACGGGATCGGCGTCGCGGCGGCGACGACGGGGCTTGTCCACCCCGTGTTCGCGATGCTCGCGATGGTACTCTCGGTTTCGGCGGTGCTCGCAAACAGCTTCGGCGGGCAACTTCTCTCGGGCGAGGGCGTCAATACCGAGTTCGCCGTCGAAGATGAGGATAGTACCGAAATCGGAGACGGACAGCCAGCAGCCGATTAG
- a CDS encoding MarR family transcriptional regulator: MSTDLGTAGEMKSRELVHFVTQQTRFALVNNILQHPEQLPSMYELEELNPSVSEATVYKHIQKLIDAGIVREVPLDDDQRRQGYPWKFYGLTEEGQTFLDEHNLLAAEETLQQIYETISNKPEKMVKYENAPRPDDA, encoded by the coding sequence ATGAGCACCGACCTAGGGACTGCTGGGGAAATGAAATCTCGCGAACTTGTCCACTTCGTGACTCAACAGACGCGGTTCGCGCTGGTCAACAATATCCTCCAGCACCCCGAGCAGCTCCCCTCCATGTACGAACTCGAGGAGCTCAACCCCAGTGTGAGCGAGGCGACCGTCTACAAACACATCCAGAAGCTGATCGACGCTGGCATCGTCAGGGAAGTCCCACTCGACGACGATCAGCGCCGGCAAGGATATCCCTGGAAGTTCTACGGCCTCACAGAGGAGGGCCAGACCTTCCTCGACGAACACAATCTCCTCGCCGCGGAGGAAACCCTCCAACAGATCTACGAGACCATCTCCAACAAGCCCGAGAAGATGGTCAAGTACGAGAACGCCCCTCGCCCGGACGACGCGTAA
- a CDS encoding ImmA/IrrE family metallo-endopeptidase — MATTSDPSASFEETDTRNAEMHSTIENWIDDLVADVDEAKVSEEFQEWLDIQSQFHDYSHRNTLLITLQCPQATKIAGYNTWRNEFDRHVQEGEDAIWIWAPIITKQCPECENSQSYHEQSDCEYDETPPDEWSNGLVGFKPTSVFDVSQTEGEPLPELETEATGDAQDLVPVLLGAADNLDVEVRIVDAADWEHGSAKGVCKYRSKRDLHPVVEAKARPNQADLAVTLIHEYAHALLHSDVDDATERSKREVEAEAVAYIVGRYFDLDTSGSAFYLAAWQGDDAEGIQERLGRISSTAQKIIDTVAEG, encoded by the coding sequence ATGGCTACGACCAGTGACCCGTCGGCCTCCTTTGAGGAGACCGACACACGGAACGCCGAGATGCACAGCACCATCGAAAATTGGATAGACGACCTTGTTGCAGACGTCGACGAGGCGAAGGTCAGTGAGGAGTTCCAAGAGTGGCTCGACATCCAAAGTCAGTTCCACGACTACTCCCATCGGAACACGCTCCTGATCACCCTCCAGTGTCCCCAGGCGACAAAAATCGCGGGCTACAACACTTGGCGGAACGAGTTCGACCGGCACGTCCAGGAAGGTGAAGATGCCATCTGGATCTGGGCCCCGATCATCACCAAGCAATGTCCTGAATGCGAGAACTCGCAGAGCTACCACGAGCAAAGCGACTGTGAGTACGACGAGACGCCGCCCGACGAGTGGTCGAACGGACTGGTCGGGTTCAAGCCAACCTCTGTGTTCGACGTCTCCCAGACCGAGGGCGAACCACTACCCGAGCTAGAAACCGAGGCCACGGGGGATGCCCAAGACCTGGTTCCCGTGCTCCTCGGCGCGGCGGACAATCTCGATGTCGAGGTTCGCATCGTCGACGCTGCCGACTGGGAGCACGGCAGCGCGAAGGGTGTCTGCAAATATCGGAGTAAGCGTGATCTTCACCCAGTCGTCGAGGCGAAAGCCCGCCCGAATCAGGCCGATCTCGCCGTGACGCTCATCCACGAGTACGCGCACGCGCTGCTCCATTCCGACGTCGACGACGCGACCGAGCGGTCGAAACGTGAGGTCGAGGCAGAAGCCGTCGCGTACATCGTCGGGCGGTATTTCGACCTGGATACGAGCGGGTCAGCGTTCTATCTTGCCGCGTGGCAGGGCGACGATGCGGAGGGCATTCAGGAACGTCTCGGGCGGATCAGTTCGACCGCACAGAAGATCATCGACACGGTTGCAGAGGGCTGA
- a CDS encoding ArsR/SmtB family transcription factor, translated as MALFESDVPIREVVTTDPEKAKALENDVRAKILDMLADEEMTIEGIHKELQRRGEDKAETTVRHHVNVLKDAGMVEIARLEEAGGGTRKYYKSNTRVFSYDLPEDSDQTLSAAQDHTTEELRTLLTSLYEAHGDDIEAVAEELKPCEYCATQHYEEFLLRELLNRALLDLNESGALDEIVAGGE; from the coding sequence ATGGCCCTGTTCGAATCCGACGTGCCGATCCGCGAGGTCGTCACCACCGATCCTGAGAAAGCGAAAGCTCTCGAGAACGACGTCCGCGCGAAAATCTTGGACATGCTCGCCGACGAGGAGATGACCATCGAGGGGATTCACAAGGAACTCCAACGCCGGGGCGAGGACAAGGCCGAGACGACGGTTCGCCACCATGTGAACGTCCTGAAGGATGCTGGGATGGTCGAGATCGCCCGTCTTGAGGAGGCCGGCGGCGGCACGCGGAAATATTACAAATCGAATACACGTGTGTTCTCTTACGACCTCCCTGAGGACAGCGATCAGACGCTCAGCGCGGCCCAGGACCATACTACCGAGGAATTGCGGACTCTTCTCACATCGCTCTATGAGGCCCACGGAGACGACATCGAAGCGGTCGCCGAGGAACTAAAACCGTGTGAGTACTGTGCCACCCAGCACTACGAGGAGTTCCTCCTCCGAGAGCTCCTCAATCGCGCCCTGCTGGACCTGAACGAATCCGGCGCACTTGACGAGATCGTTGCTGGCGGCGAATGA
- a CDS encoding MarR family transcriptional regulator: protein MLRRIELEVLATVDRGDTISELATKLDHSESYLSRAVGDLVEKGLVYTERDGRRKRVVPSAARAVERYQDLVRQHSHIEFPELLTGKALEVLYYLDQPRTVAEIADRSDNYRNTVNRVLKRFRNCGLVGTDDGRYDFNGDFDRLHEFARELAHHLHRQRLESVAPKGTILWEDHDKFLAQTETEIDAEGFHETGLARFAAFDLQFLLTDHRYYLYSEHVEEISSAELCCHTLLIDDDSRYRSYCLLLLSHVDVDEDDLRERAAKYGLEDEIDALLQYLETHGEIQDGRLPEWSEFQELAAEYEINR from the coding sequence GTGCTCCGGCGTATCGAACTCGAGGTCCTCGCCACGGTCGACCGCGGCGACACGATCTCCGAACTCGCGACGAAGCTCGACCACAGTGAGAGCTACCTCTCCCGTGCCGTCGGTGACCTCGTCGAGAAGGGGCTCGTCTACACGGAACGCGACGGCCGGCGAAAACGAGTCGTCCCGTCAGCTGCTCGTGCCGTCGAACGCTATCAGGACCTCGTCCGCCAGCACTCCCACATCGAGTTCCCCGAGCTGTTGACCGGCAAGGCACTCGAGGTGCTCTACTATCTCGACCAGCCACGAACCGTCGCCGAGATCGCCGACCGGAGCGACAACTACCGTAATACCGTCAACCGTGTCCTCAAGCGATTCCGCAACTGTGGACTCGTCGGGACGGACGACGGCCGCTATGACTTCAACGGCGACTTCGACCGCCTCCACGAGTTCGCCCGTGAACTCGCACATCATCTCCATCGCCAACGCCTCGAATCCGTCGCCCCGAAGGGGACGATTCTCTGGGAGGATCACGACAAATTTCTCGCGCAGACCGAAACGGAGATCGACGCGGAGGGGTTCCACGAAACCGGGCTCGCTCGATTCGCGGCCTTCGACCTCCAGTTCCTCCTCACCGACCACCGCTACTACCTCTACTCCGAACACGTAGAGGAAATTTCGTCGGCGGAGCTGTGTTGTCACACGCTGCTAATCGACGACGACAGCCGTTACCGCTCGTACTGTCTCCTCCTGCTCAGCCACGTCGACGTCGACGAGGACGACCTCCGCGAGCGAGCGGCGAAGTATGGACTCGAAGACGAGATTGATGCCCTACTCCAGTATCTCGAGACACACGGCGAGATCCAGGACGGCCGTCTCCCCGAGTGGTCCGAGTTCCAGGAGCTGGCGGCTGAGTACGAAATTAACAGATGA
- a CDS encoding heavy-metal-associated domain-containing protein: protein MERKTISVIGMSCNGCEENVENALQSLDGVSRVEADHETDTVNVVVDNAVTDDDLTTAIEGAGYDVAA, encoded by the coding sequence ATGGAGCGAAAGACGATTTCCGTGATCGGGATGTCGTGCAACGGGTGCGAAGAGAACGTCGAAAACGCGCTGCAAAGCCTCGACGGTGTGAGTCGTGTTGAAGCCGACCACGAGACCGACACCGTCAACGTGGTCGTCGACAATGCGGTAACCGACGACGATCTGACGACAGCCATCGAAGGGGCCGGCTACGACGTGGCGGCCTAA
- a CDS encoding transposase yields MTATPDSKQAVLDSLSESHREWPYSTNHDTVNNDPWPLAWDAAAFIEEWFSHPEHTDVEEAICHIELDPSGFGYDVTDWHFKQPPEPLLKAHLLRIVKGWGGETALHDYLDDNTELVAALGFGNGLASKTTLWRVWNENRLSDDHKQVVRTIGQVLVNVAREHGVPAPDEVFYPDPSVDAPNAVAQDDLTVRDRTIAKTRDVWKQAKPMVTENYQLPRGKNTEIHQNAFFEAHAFMGSREEMYAEDGTVNFAADTTRERVQTGSTHRHHLHKIGPTDARQMHRDATRELIERARRDSELVGGVLVSIDITKSNPYSTKKKIESDEAGNVTNKWLLGYKNDDKKSTEFYFQWASVQIVGLDIPLVLDAIPVHRGLKRATIVDRLLESATDLVDVEMAMMDREFAHDAVKDVCDDHEVYYLNPGKMRTSERATCTRLRRQGKLIHIESDEDTDSSTDEGRTTLTDFTSGEEDSDEEAGVVRKRVYVPAINAERTGDDGDDDSDETDSEDGDNESNDKDELRQELLHEFSEVKDSDAEEIEQLFGDVIDEVRDEEDKRKLPGNKEDKDRFMLFESNHPALEIPENSDNGEEPMSETEKAHMVSRVLRKYKHRWGIENGFKQIKSFRVRTTSMNPEYRFFNFLYACTLYNVWRLTDLLVKLELLAESEFEYKPLVTADLFLTIAKEYNIVGLDPPD; encoded by the coding sequence ATGACGGCCACTCCCGACTCAAAACAAGCGGTTCTCGACTCTCTGTCTGAGTCCCATCGGGAGTGGCCATACTCGACTAACCACGATACAGTGAATAACGACCCGTGGCCGCTCGCTTGGGATGCTGCTGCATTCATTGAGGAATGGTTCTCTCATCCTGAGCATACCGACGTGGAAGAAGCGATCTGCCACATAGAACTCGACCCGTCAGGGTTCGGGTACGATGTCACTGACTGGCATTTCAAGCAACCTCCAGAACCGTTGTTGAAGGCGCACCTTCTTCGAATCGTCAAAGGTTGGGGCGGCGAAACTGCACTCCACGACTACCTTGACGATAACACCGAGTTAGTAGCTGCACTAGGGTTCGGAAACGGGCTTGCATCGAAAACTACGCTCTGGCGAGTCTGGAACGAGAATCGACTTTCAGACGACCACAAGCAAGTCGTCCGAACCATCGGCCAAGTGCTTGTCAACGTAGCACGAGAACACGGTGTCCCTGCTCCCGATGAGGTGTTCTACCCCGACCCGAGTGTTGACGCTCCAAATGCAGTCGCACAGGATGATTTGACAGTCCGAGACCGGACGATTGCAAAAACACGGGATGTCTGGAAGCAAGCGAAACCAATGGTGACTGAGAATTATCAGTTGCCGCGTGGAAAGAATACAGAAATCCATCAGAACGCGTTCTTTGAAGCACACGCGTTCATGGGGTCGCGTGAAGAGATGTACGCGGAGGATGGGACGGTGAACTTTGCTGCAGATACCACACGCGAACGTGTACAGACTGGCAGTACTCATCGCCACCACTTGCACAAGATTGGCCCGACAGATGCTCGTCAGATGCATCGTGATGCGACACGAGAGTTAATTGAGCGTGCTCGCCGTGATTCTGAACTCGTTGGAGGGGTCCTGGTCAGTATTGATATCACGAAATCGAACCCGTACAGTACAAAAAAGAAAATTGAGTCTGACGAGGCTGGGAATGTGACAAACAAGTGGCTACTCGGCTACAAAAACGACGATAAAAAGTCCACAGAGTTCTATTTCCAGTGGGCAAGCGTCCAAATCGTCGGATTAGATATCCCGCTTGTACTTGATGCGATTCCGGTTCACCGTGGCCTGAAGCGTGCTACCATCGTTGATCGGTTACTGGAGAGTGCAACGGATCTCGTTGATGTCGAAATGGCAATGATGGACCGGGAATTCGCTCACGATGCAGTCAAGGACGTATGTGATGATCACGAGGTCTACTATTTGAATCCGGGTAAAATGAGGACCAGTGAACGTGCAACGTGTACCCGTCTTCGCCGTCAGGGTAAACTCATTCATATTGAGAGTGACGAAGACACCGACAGCAGCACGGACGAAGGACGAACGACGCTTACGGACTTCACGTCTGGTGAGGAAGATTCCGATGAGGAAGCGGGTGTTGTTCGGAAGCGTGTGTATGTCCCTGCAATAAACGCTGAGCGAACCGGTGACGATGGCGATGATGATTCAGATGAGACCGATAGTGAGGATGGAGACAACGAGTCAAACGATAAGGATGAGCTGCGCCAAGAGTTGCTACATGAGTTCTCAGAAGTAAAGGATTCAGATGCGGAAGAGATCGAGCAGCTGTTCGGTGACGTGATTGATGAGGTCCGAGACGAGGAAGACAAGCGAAAGCTCCCGGGGAATAAGGAGGACAAGGACCGGTTTATGTTGTTCGAGTCGAATCACCCGGCTCTTGAAATCCCAGAAAACAGTGACAATGGTGAGGAGCCTATGTCAGAGACGGAGAAGGCACACATGGTGAGTCGTGTTCTGCGTAAGTACAAGCACCGGTGGGGGATTGAGAACGGATTTAAGCAAATCAAGAGTTTCCGTGTTCGGACTACGTCGATGAATCCTGAGTATCGGTTTTTCAACTTCCTATACGCGTGCACGCTGTACAACGTGTGGAGATTGACTGATTTGCTAGTCAAGTTGGAGCTATTAGCGGAGTCTGAGTTTGAGTACAAACCCCTTGTGACAGCAGACCTCTTCCTGACGATTGCGAAGGAGTACAATATCGTTGGGTTAGACCCTCCCGACTAG